DNA from Brassica napus cultivar Da-Ae chromosome C4, Da-Ae, whole genome shotgun sequence:
TCAAGTAGCAATGTGTCTAAATGATATCATGGTTGAATGGTTCTAATAACTTAAATATTGAATTGGCTATAGAGTGGCACATCTATATTCTTTTTGGTTGGTTGTTAGTTTTATTATTCGTTTTAAATTACTGAacttataaataaacatatgatttttaatttatagatagCTAAAGGTATCGAGCTTCAAAGTACCATTAACATCTTTTTAAACGAAAAAGTACCATTAGCAACCAAAATattgaactaaaaaaaaaattatacatatttCTACGATCGATGGTGCATACAAAATTAAAGTAATGGGCAAACTCAGGAGTTTGAAATATAAAGATAGTGGAGCTTAAAAAAATCACGTGAAAAATGTCTGTAACTATAAAGGCAATCATGATAGTACTCTCAGTCTCTTCTTTTTCTGATACGTCATAATATGGATGGACCGTTCGTGTCTCtagatattttatttaacacagttatattattaaaaaaaaaagtgtatgaAAAAGAGGTCCAATCATTTGCATGTCACTATAAAACATCACTGGCAGATACATCTCCACACCACAATAAACAGTAAACAAAGCAAAATGAAGTCTGTTTACATCTTCGTAGCattgttcatcttcttcctcgccGTTCTTGGTGGTAAGTACATTATTACGAAACTACCACTCTCACAAGTCACAATTTATATAAGATTAACTATAATTAACATGCAGAGTCGCCGGAGAAGATAGGAGCCGACGAGAAGTTCAAATGCCTGGAGGAGTACGGCGGGGACGTAGGTCCCACGTTCTGTAACCCTAAGTTCTTCCCCACGTTGTGTCGTCAAAACTGCAGGAGTTTCAAAGGTGCTAAAGGCGGTAAATGCGAGAAGAAACACAAAAGCAAACCTATCAAGTGTTTCTGCGACTACTGCAAAGACGATTAGATATATTTCAAGAAATCATACACCGCTTATTATTACTGTTTAAAACGCTAAACGCCAACCGCTCAACCCGCTATATATTGCAAGCAAAAGACCCCTTTCCCCTAAGCGTTTTATACTTTGATATAAGTTTATGGTTGTATGTGATTCATGTCATAATGTCCGTAGACGTATAAGTATTATTATCCCCTTAATAAAAGCATACATGTATATGCTAATTTATGATCCAATGATTCCGAACTCGTATTAAAAACGCATTTGGTTTAATTTGATCCAGAGTTCTTCATTAATTTTGCCAAAATACAAACGAATATGCAGTCCTGCTTGGATTTTTGGCACACTATACTATAACATCTATAAATCATACTCAAGCCTATTATCTTCTTTATTTGGATTATATTGATAAATGACAATATCTTGATGGTAATCTTTTTCAACGACAAAAGATTTGGGAAGTTAATATTCTTCACTGAAATGAAGTAGAATGAGATATCATAGAATTTTGAAATGGTATTGCagattaaattttagtttgattcatttctaaatactaaaaatttatGATGACTATTTACACTGGATAACAAGAATATAGTAAGCATAATTTGCAAAATAACCAAGAGAATATAAAGCAAATGATGAGCTTCCTTTTAGTCCCATACAATTCCAGGACTTGGAGGCGTTTTAGAATTTTGGCTGGACCAAACTTTCAAGATGaggaaatataataaataacacAACTAGTAGTGGATGAGAGACTACGAATGAGATTTTCATGTGGATAATGTTTGAATAAACTCTTTGTGataatcacatattaaaacattCACTTCCTCACAAAAAATCTATAACTCAGACATCTCATGGAATTTAGAACATTCATCTCAAACTCTGAAAAAATGATGAGACTCTTGTAGTCTTGTGTTATCAAACATCATCTTTCTTCAACTATAGAAAACAAATAGAAAGTTTGGGGGTCAAATGGTGAAGGAACTGAAAAGCTTAGGctttttttacaacaaataaaaatagaaatgagacACCATCACATAAAAGCATGTGtatgtatttcatattttaatctGAACTTTAATAAAGAGTTTCACTCTTCATCTGACTCGAGCCCTGGTATGTACTCTAAGCTCACATCAAATACAACTGGACTGTTTGGTGCAACTCGTGGCCTCCCCGGAGCTGAGACTAGACCCTTTGGAAACGCCAACTTATGATTCACAGaatcaaaataaacataaattagaAGCTTGGTTACCAATAAAGTCCATAGCAATGATGATTACTATAATCTTGATGAGAAAGGAACTTACAGGCCCTGGAATGTAGAGTCTGCGTTTGCCACCAGCTTTCATAGTCAAGAGTCCTTCATCAAGTCCCTTGATCACCTGGCCAGACCCAACTCGGAACAGATATGGTAGACCTTTCTCCAAAGAACTGCAAGTTAAATGAATGTCACCATTTGATGATAGTAGATTCATTCAGTATTAAAACATACAATCAACATCAaagtgttttgttttatctaaATATGTATTCAGCAAGATCACCTGTCAAAAATCTGCCCTGAAGGAACCATAGCTACATAGTTTGCAGCAACCTGCAACATTTGAACCGTTTTATCTCAGCAACAAGCAGGACCGGTCCTGAGCATAGGCCGGTGAATCATTAGCCTATGACCCccaaaattttaagataaaatgTATACTTCCTCTATAtcaatataaatgatttttaagggttttgcacatagattaagaaaatacaaatttttctACAATTTACCTtggttaaacaaaaatatcattaaatgaaaCTAGTTTAACCAATAAGAAAAAAGACTATTTTGTAACTGGTCACAAAATTCAAATgctattaaattatatctagaATAGCGAGAACATCGATTATTTtgcaacaaattttttttctttaaacccCATTTAAAGTGACACGGAGGGAGTTTACTTTTATCAAATTGTTTATAgcctccaaaattttaaaatttcaaaattgtaTACGGAGGGAGTATACTTTCTATAGTATACTTTTAGGCACTGGCAACAAGGTTGAGAATATGGTTTCATGAAAGCTTGATTCAGTTCCTTTACCTGATAACCAACAGGGGGACTAGGGCCTTTACCAACTTTGATATCTTTATACTGAAGCCCTGACTCTGTAGTTACCATTGGAACCTTTATTCAATCAAAAACCAGCAAGAGAATCCAAAGGCAGAGTCAATTAACAATGTCATGAACTCAAAAAGATTCTATGGAAAATCCAAAAGGTGGGTTTTGTGTTGTGATCTCACCATACATTTTCAAGCTCTTTCTCGCATTCAGCTTCACAAAGCCTCGGTTTATCCTCTGGAGGCAAACCAGCGGCATAAGCCGCAGGCAAGTAGTTCATTGAGAGTCCTGACACGCCGAGAACCAATAGCATTGCGTCTCTACGGCTACagcttttgtttcttgtttctgaAGCTAGGATGACTCTTGTAGATATACATCTTGGAGTCTTGATGGTTGTACCGTTTCTAGATGCTGAACCTAAAATGCATAACAAGAATCTCAGATTCTCAAAACCCAACACACGAGTAAACATTACAATTGCATTTGTTCAAGCCATGGATGAAACCGGTTTAGTCTAAACCAAGAAAGGTGAGATCTTTCAATGAGATTAGGGACTTAGCATAAGAATCTAAGGAACTGAGACATTCAAAACTCAAAGTAGATTAAAAACAGAGGAATAAAAATCTCGTCTTGGAGAAGAACAGCTCAGAAAAAACAGAGGATCTTACCTAGTGGTAGAAGgagagatggagaagaagaagctgccattttctttttggtttagcTCTCTCGATAGAAAAGATTTGAGGATTTGGCAATGTGGCAGAAGAAGCTAAGTGGATAACGATATCTCTGGTTTTGTTTGGTCTTTGCTGATTTGGCTCGTAATCCTCTTTGTTTTGTTCGTTGAGGATATAGGAAACATAAACGTCAGAGAGTGGAACATCCGTGAGCTAAAACGGCACGTATTTTGTTTTCCCACGATGGGATATAGTCCCTTTTCTGTAAACGGCGTCGTTTCATATTCTTTATTCATCTGACGCTTGTATTAGAAAAGCATGCATGCGTTCCTTGGAATTGTATCAATACCGATAGTTtcaattatatactatattttgatCCGCGCAATTGTGCatgtgtttgttttcacttttctatacataaattattgtttttaaacattagtggtatatatttttaatgttaatcatatacttaaatgtttgtataactatttcaaatacaataattttataatttacatgttataattaatcaattgtttaaaaccatatgtattttcacttcttattatatatttatcttattgtacttgtatttagttattaagcaaattaatatattcatgagaaaacctatttgaaaactattttgcATTTacttatgctaaattctgactcGTGTTTCAAAGCTGTAtttctttttactaatatttttatgcttcttcattttagataatatattattgtatatacaaaagtataagatatgttaatttttagacatgtattatatggtttgctaattttaagccattctatcatcatattatatttttaaataaataatttatatttatgaaaataaaatttattaatttatcaattgaatatacttttatcatatttatttaagtataataattgtattttaacatgatcatgactataaagtagataaaataggatataatttatttatttttcattttataaacgataacttaaaatacattaaattattgtttataaaatgattgattatgattatataacatataaaatattacataattttttatttttcattttataaacgattactgaatttattaatgtataataatattttaaactaatttcgaaattagtgaaaatatttaaatataatttcgaaaatgaagatcttgtaaaaatcttttaaaacagatttgttagaattttaaaataaatatatcttatatttaaaataaaaacatatctaaaaatattatgattaaagtattttaaagattctatgtattattagtcttaataaaatacatttaatacgATTTCTAAgtgatggtccaaattaaaaaaaaattatacatgaaagaagtcatgaattcgattttaatatataagatttggaCGCTACCAAATGACCAATATATATCAATTAGGTGTAACTGATAAAATCATATTGTCAACTTAATTAAACGGATCCTTAATTGACATAAACAATGACATTGTGCATTTGTGCTCCTGCTCCATGAGGAAGATGCTTGTAGTATGATCCTTCGACATCTATGCTGTAAAAGATCAACAAAGATTTTCAAAAGCTATCTATAATCAATCATCAAAgactatatatactatataatgtTTATCAATGATCATATACATCAATTCACGCTCGACCCAGGGGCGAATCTAGACATAAAATTTACTGGATGCATCAagtgtataaaataaattagtggGTGCAATAAAGAGAGTTTTCTATCGTATCTAATATTTTCTACCATTTTACcttaaaaaataaaccaaaattaaaaaaatagggGGTGCACATGCACCCAGTGTGCTGGCCGTGGCTTCGCCCCTGGCTCGACCTTATGCATAAATGGAAATCGTTTCATTGCATTGTTACAATGACATTAGTACACTGGTATGATACTTTCTCTTCTTTGAtttcttattattatattgtgAATTTTTCAAATTCTTAGAAGACCCATCAACAAAATAcgattatattttatgtttatttttaaaaactgaagattaatataattttacgtTGAATCTTTGATAAATTACCAATAATGATTAGTCTTTTGACGACAAAAAAATTAGACCTTTGTTGCCCAAAAATTAGACTTTTATAAGAAAAGCAAAACATCCGGGCGCTCGGGTCGGATTCGGGTAGGGTCTTGTCGGATCCGGGTCTTTTGGGTCTTGAAAATTTGGATCCATATAGATACCTATAATTTTCCGAGTCGATTCCGGGTCGGGTTTTCTCGAGTCTggatcggttcgggtctataatttcAATACCCATAAAATACTTGTACTTTTCGGGTATATTTCGGATACATATAAGTTCAGGTATTTAGGATTCAAAAAAGATTCGAAATACCCGAATTGGACCCAAAAACTCATAAAATACCCGAAAACT
Protein-coding regions in this window:
- the LOC106391830 gene encoding defensin-like protein 197 → MKKRSNHLHVTIKHHWQIHLHTTINSKQSKMKSVYIFVALFIFFLAVLGESPEKIGADEKFKCLEEYGGDVGPTFCNPKFFPTLCRQNCRSFKGAKGGKCEKKHKSKPIKCFCDYCKDD
- the LOC106391828 gene encoding peptidyl-prolyl cis-trans isomerase FKBP16-3, chloroplastic — translated: MAASSSPSLLLPLGSASRNGTTIKTPRCISTRVILASETRNKSCSRRDAMLLVLGVSGLSMNYLPAAYAAGLPPEDKPRLCEAECEKELENVPMVTTESGLQYKDIKVGKGPSPPVGYQVAANYVAMVPSGQIFDSSLEKGLPYLFRVGSGQVIKGLDEGLLTMKAGGKRRLYIPGPLAFPKGLVSAPGRPRVAPNSPVVFDVSLEYIPGLESDEE